In the genome of Manis javanica isolate MJ-LG chromosome 17, MJ_LKY, whole genome shotgun sequence, one region contains:
- the LOC140847054 gene encoding uncharacterized protein: protein MWNLSSQSERATPLCGANKGPAGDAHALFCLPPRRGWDLLLRFPMDAGPGHPEPRGPWARRPAHWPRPPHNSFRETGWEVAGKPSEGKGRTFSAQFAHLGGSRAHRPEPKTEKNCKDTGRRDGSSCRVPPESERRSDRKGPGTREVRSGGGPRGRTGAAPGGEGAAPAGTKKRKASDAGHRRESRGSPAARRRRWQRQCAGRGGPGAREDQPPPLRRCMVTTVRAMAEAVYRDVVLMQSQLARSPPDWEQLWRLAELRGRLCEVGQAFYTLASQAACSRPPESWLVPAPLPAGRGPVRGLPEQERRRAGAIRPQPRGPDPRRHRAQLWK, encoded by the exons ATGTGGAATCTCTCCAGCCAATCGGAGCGAGCCACGCCCCTCTGCGGGGCCAATAAAGGGCCGGCCGGTGACGCTCACGCGCTCTTCTGTCTCCCGCCGCGTCGCGGTTGGGACCTGCTGCTGCGATTCCCGATGGACGCGGGACCTGGACACCCAGAGCCCCGGGGCCCCTGGGCCCGCCGCCCCGCTCACTGGCCCCGCCCGCCACACAACTCCTTCAGGGAAACAGGCTGGGAGGTGGCGGGGAAACCCTCGGAAGGAAAGGGCAGGACGTTCTCTGCCCAGTTTGCCCACTTAGGAGGGAGCCGCGCCCACAGGCCAG AGCCCAAGACAGAGAAGAATTGCAAGGATACTGGGCGCCGAGATGGAAGCAGCTGCAGGGTTCCACCAG AATCAGAGCGCCGCTCGGATCGCAAGGGCCCCGGGACGAGGGAAGTGAGGTCCGGCGGCGGCCCCCGCGGCAGGACAG GGGCCGCCCCAGGAGGCGAGGGCGCCGCGCCCGCGGGCACGAAGAAAAGAAAGGCCTCTGACGCCGGCCACCGCCGCGAGAGCCGAGGGAGCCCGGCTGCCCGCCGGCGGAGGTGGCAGAGGCAGTGCGCGGGGCGCGGCGGGCCCGGCGCCCGGGAGGACCAGCCGCCCCCGCTGCGGAGGTGTATGGTGACCACCGTGCGCGCCATGGCCGAGGCCGTCTACCGGGACGTGGTCCTGATGCAGAGCCAGCTCGCCCGCTCCCCGCCGGACTGGGAGCAGCTCTGGCGGCTCGCGGAGCTGCGGGGGCGCCTGTGCGAGGTGGGGCAGGCCTTCTACACCCTGGCCTCCCAGGCGGCCTGCTCCCGCCCCCCCGAGAGCTGGCTGGTCCCCGCCCCCCTGCCGGCCGGGAGGGGGCCGGTCCGCGGCCTCCCCGAGCAGGAGAGGCGGCGGGCGGGTGCGATCAGGCCTCAGCCGAGGGGACCCGACCCTCGGCGGCACCGGGCGCAGCTCTGGAAGTGA
- the LOC140847111 gene encoding LOW QUALITY PROTEIN: vomeronasal type-1 receptor 2-like (The sequence of the model RefSeq protein was modified relative to this genomic sequence to represent the inferred CDS: inserted 1 base in 1 codon) — MAALGGKHFANDSGCCDLLYVHRVGRGMSIGSTCLLSVFQAITISPWNSTWAELKVIAPKSIGPPTILCWVLHMLANVFYPVYTTGKQSNKNITEKSDVRYCAAFDRLEKVTGSVYAALTSLHDVLCLGLMLGASSSMVSILQRHTQRVQHIPRTRLCXRPSPKTRATQSILLLVTTCVLFCALSSSIYVYLALFSDSSWWLVTSALEDTSLQESFIKPGAVDE, encoded by the exons ATGGCAGCTTTGGGGGGGAAACATTTTGCCAATGATTCTGGATGCTGTGATCTGTTATATGTTCATAGAGTGGGCAGGGGCATGTCCATCGGTTCCACCTGCCTCTTGAGTGTCTTCCAGGCCATCACCATCAGTCCGTGGAACTCCACGTGGGCAGAGCTTAAAGTAATTGCTCCAAAGTCCATTGGGCCCCCCACCATCCTGTGCTGGGTCCTGCACATGCTGGCAAACGTGTTTTATCCTGTTTACACGACTGGTAAACAGAGCAACAAAAACATTACAGAGAAAAGTGATGTTCGATATTGTGCTGCGTTTGATCGTCTCGAAAAGGTTACAGGCTCAGTTTATGCAGCGTTGACATCTCTCCACGATGTTTTGTGTTTGGGGCTCATGCTCGGGGCCAGCAGCTCCATGGTTTCCATCCTGCAGAGGCACACACAGAGGGTCCAGCACATTCCCAGGACCAGGCTCT CCAGACCCTCCCCCAAGACGAGAGCCACGCAAAGCATCCTTCTTCTGGTGACCACCTGTGTACTATTCTGTGCCCTCTCCTCCAGCATTTATGTGTATTTGGCTCTCTTCAGTGACTCCAGCTGGTGGCTGGTGACCTCCGCT CTTGAGGATACCAGTTTGCAGGAGTCTTTCATCAAGCCTGGAGCAGTAGATGAATAG
- the LOC108389222 gene encoding uncharacterized protein, whose amino-acid sequence MWNLSSQSERATPLCGANKGPAGDAHTLFCLPPRRGWDLLLRFPMDAGPGHPEPRGPWARRPAHWPRPPHNSFRETGSEVAGKPSEGKGRTFSAQFAHLGGSRAHRPEPKTEKNCKDTGRRDGSSCRVPPESERRSDRKGPGTREVRSGGGPRGRTGAAPGGEGAAPAGTKKRKASDAGHRRESRGSPAARRRRWQRQCAGRGGPGAREDQPPPLRRCMVTTVRAMAEAVYRDVVLMQSQLARSPPDWEQLWRLAELRGRLCEVGQAFYTLASQAACSRPPESWLVPAPLPAGRGPVRGLPEQERRRADAIRPQPRGPDPRRHRAQLWK is encoded by the exons ATGTGGAATCTCTCCAGCCAATCGGAGCGAGCCACGCCCCTCTGCGGGGCCAATAAAGGGCCGGCCGGTGACGCTCACACGCTCTTCTGTCTCCCGCCGCGTCGCGGTTGGGACCTGCTGCTGCGATTCCCGATGGACGCGGGACCTGGACACCCAGAGCCCCGGGGCCCCTGGGCCCGCCGCCCCGCTCACTGGCCCCGCCCGCCACACAACTCCTTCAGGGAGACAGGCTCGGAGGTGGCGGGGAAACCCTCGGAAGGAAAGGGCAGGACGTTCTCTGCCCAGTTTGCCCACTTAGGAGGGAGCCGCGCCCACAGGCCAG AGCCCAAGACAGAGAAGAATTGCAAGGATACTGGGCGCCGAGATGGAAGCAGCTGCAGGGTTCCACCAG AATCAGAGCGCCGCTCGGATCGCAAGGGCCCCGGGACGAGGGAAGTGAGGTCCGGCGGCGGCCCCCGCGGCAGGACAG GGGCCGCCCCAGGAGGCGAGGGCGCCGCGCCCGCGGGCACGAAGAAAAGAAAGGCGTCTGACGCCGGCCACCGCCGCGAGAGCCGAGGGAGCCCGGCTGCCCGCCGGCGGAGGTGGCAGAGGCAGTGCGCGGGGCGCGGCGGGCCCGGCGCCCGGGAGGACCAGCCGCCCCCGCTGCGGAGGTGTATGGTGACCACCGTGCGCGCCATGGCCGAGGCCGTCTACCGGGACGTGGTCCTGATGCAGAGCCAGCTCGCCCGCTCCCCGCCGGACTGGGAGCAGCTCTGGCGGCTCGCGGAGCTGCGGGGGCGCCTGTGCGAGGTGGGGCAGGCCTTCTACACCCTGGCCTCCCAGGCGGCCTGCTCCCGCCCCCCCGAGAGCTGGCTGGTCCCCGCCCCCCTGCCGGCCGGGAGGGGGCCGGTCCGCGGCCTCCCCGAGCAGGAGAGGCGGCGGGCGGATGCGATCAGGCCTCAGCCGAGGGGACCCGACCCTCGGCGGCACCGGGCGCAGCTCTGGAAGTGA
- the LOC140847014 gene encoding LOW QUALITY PROTEIN: vomeronasal type-1 receptor 2-like (The sequence of the model RefSeq protein was modified relative to this genomic sequence to represent the inferred CDS: inserted 2 bases in 2 codons), with amino-acid sequence MASVDLKIGMTYLSPTVVGILGNFSLLCMSLYFRGCRSRPTDLILRHLTVADSLVILSRGVPETMAALGGKHFANDSGCCDLLYVHRVGRGMSIGSTCLLSVFQAITISPWNSTWAELKVIAPKSIGPPTILCWVLHILANVFYPVYTTGKQSNXKITEKSDVRYCAAFDRLEKVTGSVYAALTSLHDVLCLGLMLGASSSMVSILQRHTQRVQHIPRTRLXPRPSPKTRATQSILLLVTTCVLFCALSSSIYVYLALFSDSSWWLVTSAVLIAAGFPTISPFILMSSDPGISRLCVSAVEEITESPHLIREP; translated from the exons ATGGCCTCTGTGGATTTGAAAATAGGAATGACCTACCTATCCCCGACAGTcgtgggaatcctggggaatttCTCACTCCTCTGTATGTCCCTTTACTTCAGGGGGTGCAGATCAAGACCCACGGATTTGATTCTCAGGCACCTGACTGTAGCCGACTCCCTGGTCATTCTTTCTAGAGGAGTCCCAGAGACGATGGCAGCTTTGGGGGGGAAACATTTTGCCAATGATTCTGGATGCTGTGATCTGTTATATGTTCATAGAGTGGGCAGGGGCATGTCCATCGGTTCCACCTGCCTCTTGAGTGTCTTCCAGGCCATCACCATCAGTCCGTGGAACTCCACGTGGGCAGAGCTTAAAGTAATTGCTCCAAAGTCCATTGGGCCCCCCACCATCCTGTGCTGGGTCCTGCACATCCTGGCAAACGTGTTTTATCCTGTTTACACGACTGGTAAACAGAGca aaaaaattacagagaaaagtGATGTCCGATATTGTGCTGCGTTTGATCGTCTCGAAAAGGTTACAGGCTCAGTTTATGCAGCGTTGACATCTCTCCACGATGTTTTGTGTTTGGGGCTCATGCTCGGGGCCAGCAGCTCCATGGTTTCCATCCTGCAGAGGCACACACAGCGGGTCCAGCACATTCCCAGGACCAGGC TGCCCAGACCCTCCCCCAAGACGAGAGCCACGCAAAGCATCCTTCTTCTGGTGACCACCTGTGTACTATTCTGCGCCCTCTCCTCCAGCATTTATGTGTATTTGGCTCTCTTCAGTGACTCCAGCTGGTGGCTGGTGACCTCCGCTGTGCTAATTGCTGCAGGTTTTCCTACGATTAGCCCTTTTATTCTTATGAGCAGTGACCCCGGCATATCCAGACTGTGTGTGTCTGCAGTGGAAGAAATAACAGAATCCCCTCATCTCATTAGAGAACCATGA